In one Mesorhizobium australicum genomic region, the following are encoded:
- a CDS encoding amidohydrolase family protein — protein sequence MDYGIIDCHAHIFPPAATAAGFPDVATHLLHQQRSMHMHGNQPYRRLRDRAIVTDRPLWDPNDPSPAGRRDVNFRVGTHGRYEWTAGGEDQYVQFLAPWMEDLEMTADTLVSYMDYAGVATAVLQNEHIYGNLAGEFAAASAAHPGRFVGLAQVEEAFAYQDHELERLADEIGRLGMAGFYFTTTGMFRSGYKPMHSDPTYDPFWTLVEKGGLPVFWVQSANSPVGTYEDEMRHLARIVERFPAIRHLLVHGVPTSLYADENDRLKLPSIIETLLTQAPVSAEILYPIAWGGKQEYPYPRAHLHIRQLVERFGASRFLWGSDAPNVDRYCTYAQSLTYFTRYCDYLSEADKRAILRDNAVALLPALQIQDGTTG from the coding sequence ATGGATTACGGCATCATCGACTGTCACGCCCACATCTTCCCGCCGGCCGCGACCGCCGCGGGCTTTCCCGACGTGGCAACGCATCTGCTGCACCAGCAGCGCTCGATGCATATGCACGGCAACCAGCCCTACCGCCGCCTGCGCGACCGCGCGATCGTGACCGACAGGCCTCTGTGGGACCCGAACGATCCCTCTCCCGCCGGCCGCCGCGACGTGAATTTCCGCGTCGGCACGCACGGTCGCTACGAATGGACCGCCGGCGGCGAGGACCAGTATGTCCAGTTCCTCGCGCCTTGGATGGAAGACCTGGAAATGACCGCCGATACGCTGGTCTCCTACATGGACTATGCCGGCGTGGCGACGGCGGTGCTCCAGAACGAGCATATCTACGGAAACCTGGCCGGCGAGTTCGCTGCCGCCTCCGCCGCACATCCCGGCCGCTTCGTCGGCCTCGCGCAAGTCGAGGAAGCGTTCGCCTACCAGGACCATGAGCTCGAGCGCCTCGCCGACGAGATCGGCCGCCTCGGCATGGCCGGCTTCTACTTCACCACGACCGGCATGTTCCGCAGCGGCTACAAGCCGATGCATTCCGATCCGACCTACGATCCGTTCTGGACGCTGGTGGAAAAGGGCGGCCTGCCGGTGTTCTGGGTGCAGTCGGCCAATTCGCCCGTCGGCACCTACGAGGACGAGATGCGTCACCTCGCCCGGATCGTGGAGCGGTTCCCGGCCATCCGCCACCTCCTCGTGCATGGCGTGCCGACCTCGCTCTACGCGGACGAGAACGACCGCCTGAAGCTGCCGTCGATCATCGAGACGTTGCTGACCCAGGCGCCGGTGTCGGCCGAGATCCTCTATCCGATCGCCTGGGGCGGCAAGCAGGAATACCCCTATCCGCGCGCGCATCTGCATATCCGGCAGTTGGTCGAGCGGTTCGGCGCATCGCGTTTCCTATGGGGCTCCGACGCGCCCAATGTCGACCGCTACTGCACCTATGCGCAGTCGCTGACCTATTTCACACGCTACTGCGACTACCTCTCCGAGGCCGACAAGCGCGCAATCCTGCGCGACAATGCGGTGGCCCTGCTGCCGGCGCTGCAAATACAGGACGGCACCACGGGATGA
- a CDS encoding ABC transporter ATP-binding protein gives MKPLLSIEGLTVELATRDRTFEAVSDLTFGVSRNEVLALVGESGSGKSMTAMAIMRLLPEPVAEIVSGHILFDGTDLASAGEAALRGIRGNRIGLIFQEPMTSLNPSIRVGPQVAEVLRLHKGLDATAARRRVEELFAQVRIPDPKRRYDDYPHQMSGGMRQRVVIALALACDPDVLIADEPTTALDVTTQAQILETFRDLQASVGAATILITHDLAVVAETADRVAVMYAGRIVEETTTEQLFAAPRHPYTHGLLGSIPHVTEDGEAGGRLPEIPGTVPALWALPPGCAFAPRCPRAGERCTIERPPLTELAPGHRAACWYPLEAAQ, from the coding sequence ATGAAGCCGCTTCTGTCCATAGAAGGACTGACGGTCGAGCTTGCGACCCGCGACCGCACCTTCGAGGCGGTCAGCGACCTCACCTTCGGCGTGTCGCGCAACGAGGTGCTGGCGCTGGTCGGCGAGTCCGGTTCCGGCAAGAGCATGACGGCGATGGCGATCATGCGCCTGCTGCCCGAGCCCGTCGCCGAGATCGTCTCCGGCCACATCCTGTTCGACGGGACCGACCTTGCGAGCGCCGGTGAAGCAGCCCTGCGTGGCATCCGGGGAAATCGCATCGGCCTTATCTTCCAGGAGCCGATGACGTCGCTCAATCCGTCGATCCGCGTCGGGCCACAGGTGGCGGAGGTGCTGCGGCTGCACAAGGGGCTCGATGCGACCGCGGCCCGCCGCCGTGTCGAAGAGCTTTTCGCGCAGGTGCGGATCCCCGACCCGAAACGGCGCTACGACGACTATCCGCACCAGATGTCGGGCGGCATGCGCCAGCGAGTCGTCATCGCGCTGGCGCTCGCTTGCGATCCCGACGTGCTGATCGCCGACGAGCCGACCACGGCGCTTGACGTCACCACGCAGGCGCAGATCCTTGAGACGTTCCGCGATCTGCAGGCCTCGGTCGGCGCGGCGACGATCCTGATCACCCACGACCTTGCCGTAGTCGCCGAGACGGCGGACCGGGTCGCGGTGATGTATGCCGGGCGCATTGTCGAGGAGACGACGACCGAGCAATTGTTCGCCGCGCCGCGCCATCCTTACACCCACGGGCTGCTGGGCTCGATCCCGCATGTGACGGAAGACGGCGAGGCAGGCGGCCGTCTTCCCGAGATCCCCGGCACAGTGCCGGCGCTGTGGGCGTTGCCGCCGGGATGCGCGTTCGCACCGCGCTGCCCGCGTGCGGGCGAGCGTTGCACGATTGAGCGACCGCCGCTGACGGAGCTCGCGCCGGGTCACCGGGCGGCCTGCTGGTATCCCCTGGAGGCGGCGCAATGA
- a CDS encoding ABC transporter ATP-binding protein, with the protein MTMLLDVKNISKRFTVSRGMGGSPGTVHAVDDVSFSIAPGETLGLVGESGCGKSTVGKMIVRLLEPNEGEILLEGTDITHASHRAMRPLRRRVQMIFQDPNGSLDPRQRAADIVEEPLVVHGLGNAAERKAKVADLFARVGLRPDQMGNVPSKFSGGQRQRLAIARALALNPSLIVADEPVSALDVSIQAQVVNLMSDIQKEFGLAYLFVAHDLGVVQHISDRVAVMYLGRIVEIGDTAAVYQRPSHPYTRTLMEAVPRPDPTRRHSRIKVPRGEVPSPLDPPSGCTFHPRCPIATEVCRAERPRLRRVASGAEAACHHAD; encoded by the coding sequence ATGACGATGCTGCTCGACGTGAAGAATATCTCCAAGCGCTTCACCGTCTCGCGCGGCATGGGCGGTTCGCCCGGCACCGTGCATGCGGTGGACGACGTGTCCTTTTCGATCGCTCCCGGCGAGACGCTCGGTCTCGTCGGCGAGTCCGGTTGCGGCAAGTCGACCGTCGGCAAGATGATCGTGCGGCTGCTGGAGCCGAACGAGGGAGAGATCCTGCTGGAGGGCACGGACATCACCCACGCTTCGCACCGTGCGATGCGGCCGTTGCGGCGGCGCGTGCAGATGATCTTCCAGGATCCGAACGGCTCGCTCGACCCGCGCCAGCGCGCCGCCGACATTGTCGAGGAGCCGCTGGTCGTGCACGGGCTCGGCAATGCCGCGGAGCGCAAGGCCAAGGTCGCCGACCTGTTCGCCCGGGTCGGCCTGCGGCCGGACCAGATGGGCAATGTGCCCTCGAAGTTCTCGGGCGGGCAGCGCCAGAGGCTGGCGATTGCGCGTGCGCTCGCGCTCAATCCGTCGCTGATCGTCGCAGACGAGCCGGTGTCCGCGCTGGACGTGTCGATCCAGGCGCAGGTCGTCAACCTGATGTCCGACATCCAGAAGGAATTCGGGCTCGCCTACCTGTTCGTGGCGCACGACCTCGGCGTGGTGCAGCACATCAGCGACCGCGTCGCGGTGATGTATCTCGGCCGTATCGTCGAGATCGGCGACACCGCCGCCGTCTACCAGCGGCCGAGCCATCCCTACACGCGCACGCTGATGGAGGCCGTGCCGCGGCCGGATCCCACGCGTCGGCACAGCCGGATCAAGGTGCCGCGCGGCGAGGTGCCGAGCCCGCTCGACCCGCCCTCGGGCTGCACCTTCCATCCGCGCTGCCCGATCGCGACGGAGGTATGCCGCGCGGAGCGGCCGCGCCTGCGCCGCGTCGCGTCGGGCGCCGAGGCCGCGTGCCATCACGCCGACTAG